A genomic segment from Bradyrhizobium sp. CB1015 encodes:
- a CDS encoding flagellar motor switch protein FliG produces the protein MAAPVGIAPVKQRGVTTLGGTEKVAALLLAMGRQAAASVLQQFEPQEIRIVTKAAAELRPITAQELEGIVEEFAQQFSMGANILGTLGGLEAVLGDVLPADQVSQIMSDLLGNSSRSVWDRVSSVSENSLASYLSKEHPQTAALILSKVKPACAAKVMSQLPSSLRNELMRRVLSLKPIVDDAMRIIEKTLHEDLTLNFARNLGADTYARVADIINKMERGHIEDMLKSLSEKRPKSAEVLKELLFTFDDVVNLTPKARTMIFDQVPTDRIVVALKGTDKNFRELILSSVASRVRRVVEHELAIGEPSNQRDVLEARRVITDLALELAEKGEIELNPEQENELVFR, from the coding sequence ATGGCGGCACCGGTCGGCATCGCTCCCGTCAAGCAGCGAGGCGTTACCACGCTGGGCGGCACGGAAAAGGTCGCCGCGCTTCTGCTGGCCATGGGCCGGCAGGCGGCGGCGAGCGTGCTGCAGCAGTTCGAGCCGCAGGAGATCCGCATCGTCACCAAGGCGGCGGCGGAGCTGCGGCCGATCACGGCGCAGGAGCTCGAGGGTATCGTCGAGGAGTTCGCTCAGCAGTTCTCGATGGGCGCGAACATCCTCGGCACGCTCGGCGGTCTGGAGGCCGTGCTCGGCGACGTGCTGCCGGCCGACCAGGTCTCGCAGATCATGTCGGATCTGCTCGGCAATTCGAGCCGCTCGGTGTGGGACCGCGTCTCGTCGGTGTCGGAAAACTCGCTGGCGAGCTACCTGTCCAAGGAGCATCCGCAGACCGCGGCGCTGATCCTGTCCAAGGTCAAGCCGGCCTGCGCCGCCAAGGTCATGAGCCAGCTGCCCTCGAGCCTGCGCAACGAGCTGATGCGGCGCGTTCTGAGCCTCAAGCCGATCGTCGACGACGCCATGCGCATCATCGAGAAGACCCTGCATGAGGATCTGACGCTGAACTTCGCCCGCAATCTCGGCGCCGACACCTATGCCCGCGTCGCCGACATCATCAACAAGATGGAACGCGGCCACATCGAGGACATGCTGAAGAGCCTGTCGGAGAAGCGGCCGAAGTCGGCGGAGGTGCTGAAGGAGCTGCTGTTCACCTTCGACGACGTGGTCAACCTGACGCCGAAGGCGCGCACCATGATCTTCGATCAGGTGCCGACCGATCGCATCGTCGTGGCGCTGAAGGGCACCGACAAGAACTTCCGCGAGCTGATCCTGTCCTCGGTCGCCTCGCGCGTCCGCCGCGTCGTCGAGCACGAGCTCGCCATCGGCGAGCCGTCCAACCAGCGCGACGTGCTGGAGGCACGACGCGTGATTACCGACCTTGCGCTCGAGCTGGCAGAGAAGGGGGAAATCGAGCTCAACCCCGAGCAGGAGAATGAGCTGGTCTTCCGCTGA
- the flgC gene encoding flagellar basal body rod protein FlgC, translating to MLDSLSASLTVASSGLEAQSTRMRIVSENLANATSTGRSAGADPYQRKTITFDAAMDRASGAQLAKVKEIGVDTTPYRVEYDPGHPAADKAGYVKLPNVNMMIEMADMREVNRSYEANLQVVKQVRSMLGMSIDLLRS from the coding sequence ATGCTGGATTCACTGAGCGCCTCTCTGACGGTCGCAAGCTCCGGGCTCGAAGCGCAGTCGACGCGCATGCGCATCGTCTCGGAAAACCTCGCGAACGCCACCTCGACGGGGCGCAGCGCCGGCGCCGATCCCTATCAGCGCAAGACCATCACCTTCGATGCGGCGATGGACCGCGCCTCGGGCGCGCAGCTCGCGAAGGTCAAGGAGATCGGGGTCGACACCACGCCCTATCGCGTCGAGTACGATCCGGGGCATCCCGCCGCCGACAAGGCCGGCTACGTGAAGCTGCCGAACGTGAACATGATGATCGAGATGGCCGACATGCGGGAAGTCAACCGCTCCTATGAAGCCAATCTCCAGGTCGTGAAGCAGGTGAGGTCCATGCTCGGCATGAGCATCGACCTCCTGAGGAGCTGA
- the fliN gene encoding flagellar motor switch protein FliN, with amino-acid sequence MAQSFDYESAPASAEAETSPLERLAEIAQRTAEETGKFANVDAILRIPVTMQVVLGSATIPVANLMKLGRGAVVPLDHRVGEPVDVVVNGRIVARGEVVVVEEDNSRFGVSLTEIVGPLGQGDT; translated from the coding sequence ATGGCGCAATCCTTCGACTACGAGTCTGCACCTGCATCGGCCGAGGCCGAGACGTCACCGCTGGAACGCCTGGCCGAGATCGCCCAGCGCACGGCCGAGGAGACCGGCAAGTTCGCCAATGTCGACGCTATCTTGCGCATTCCCGTCACCATGCAGGTGGTGCTGGGATCGGCGACCATTCCGGTGGCGAACCTGATGAAGCTCGGACGCGGCGCGGTGGTTCCGCTCGATCACCGGGTCGGTGAGCCCGTCGACGTCGTCGTCAACGGCCGCATCGTCGCCCGCGGCGAGGTGGTCGTCGTCGAAGAGGACAATTCCCGCTTCGGCGTCTCGCTCACGGAGATCGTGGGGCCGTTGGGGCAGGGTGATACCTGA
- the flgB gene encoding flagellar basal body rod protein FlgB has protein sequence MDQNGAVVGPLYLFELASSQARYLELRQSTIATNVANANTPGFRARDVEPFGKVLDGMPVRLATTSPSHMQLSAAETDTRATAKKDSWEVVHSGNSVSLEQEMIKGNDVNRDYSMNAAIVRSFHRMVLSSAKA, from the coding sequence ATGGATCAGAATGGGGCCGTCGTGGGACCGCTTTACCTCTTCGAACTCGCATCGTCGCAGGCGCGCTATCTCGAGCTGCGTCAGTCGACCATCGCCACCAACGTCGCCAACGCCAACACGCCGGGCTTTCGGGCGCGCGACGTCGAGCCGTTCGGCAAGGTGCTCGACGGCATGCCGGTCAGGCTTGCGACGACGTCGCCCTCGCACATGCAATTGTCCGCGGCCGAGACCGATACGCGGGCGACCGCGAAGAAGGACAGCTGGGAAGTGGTTCACTCCGGCAACTCCGTCAGCCTCGAGCAGGAAATGATCAAGGGCAACGACGTCAATCGCGACTATTCGATGAACGCGGCGATCGTGCGGTCGTTTCACCGCATGGTCCTGTCGAGCGCAAAGGCCTGA
- the flhB gene encoding flagellar biosynthesis protein FlhB, producing the protein MAETSDQESKTEEPTEKKVRDALEQGKIPVSREASIFASMAALMVIQAFLIGQGVQQLTPTLKSLLDDPEGFPLSTGADAQNLLTVVGLQALRFLVPLVVILVVFGLAASLLQNAPRLVFERIKPDLSRISPVSGWSRLFGTQGLIEFAKSLFKLGAVTAVVAFVLRASEAKAFEAMYTDPVALPEMILNIAMRIVSAICIATIVLVAIDLAWARFHWRRELRMTKQEIKDEHKQAEGDPLIKARLRSLARDRSRQRMIASASRATLVIANPTHFAIALRYKREESAAPLVVAKGMDVIALKIREVAEQNRIPVIENKALARALYEAVQVDQVIPAEFFRPVAEIIYFLQSKQAPRPENVR; encoded by the coding sequence ATGGCAGAAACATCCGATCAGGAGAGCAAGACAGAAGAGCCGACCGAGAAGAAAGTCCGCGATGCGCTCGAACAGGGCAAGATTCCGGTCTCTCGGGAGGCCTCCATTTTCGCCTCGATGGCCGCGCTGATGGTGATCCAGGCGTTCCTGATCGGGCAGGGCGTGCAGCAATTGACGCCGACGCTGAAGAGCCTGCTCGACGATCCCGAGGGCTTCCCGCTCTCTACCGGTGCGGACGCGCAGAACCTGCTCACCGTGGTCGGCCTGCAGGCCCTGCGGTTCCTGGTGCCGCTGGTCGTCATCCTCGTTGTGTTTGGGCTCGCCGCCTCGCTGCTGCAGAACGCGCCGCGCCTGGTGTTCGAGCGCATCAAGCCTGACTTGTCGCGAATCTCTCCCGTCAGCGGCTGGAGCCGGTTGTTCGGAACGCAGGGCCTGATCGAGTTCGCCAAGTCGCTGTTCAAGCTCGGCGCGGTGACCGCCGTCGTCGCCTTCGTGCTGCGCGCATCCGAAGCGAAGGCGTTCGAGGCGATGTACACCGATCCGGTTGCGTTGCCGGAGATGATCCTCAACATCGCGATGCGCATCGTCTCGGCGATCTGCATCGCAACCATCGTCCTGGTGGCGATCGATCTCGCCTGGGCGCGCTTCCATTGGCGGCGCGAGCTGCGCATGACCAAGCAGGAGATCAAGGACGAGCACAAGCAGGCGGAAGGCGACCCCCTGATCAAGGCGCGCCTGCGCTCGCTGGCGCGCGACCGGTCGCGCCAACGCATGATCGCCTCGGCCTCGCGTGCGACGCTGGTGATCGCCAACCCGACGCACTTCGCGATCGCGCTGCGCTACAAGCGCGAGGAAAGCGCCGCGCCGCTGGTCGTGGCCAAGGGCATGGACGTGATCGCGCTGAAGATCCGCGAGGTTGCCGAGCAGAACCGAATTCCCGTCATCGAAAACAAGGCGCTCGCGCGCGCGCTCTACGAGGCGGTTCAGGTCGATCAGGTGATTCCGGCGGAGTTCTTCCGGCCCGTCGCCGAGATCATCTACTTCCTCCAATCCAAGCAGGCGCCGCGACCCGAGAACGTCCGATAG
- a CDS encoding flagellar hook-basal body complex protein FliE: MLEAISSTAISAGQAASRATETRAVSPAATTSVQASDDVGFESVMKQVTSDAIGTLKAGEAASISAMQGKESTRRVVEALMSAEQALQTAVAVRDKVVQAYQEVVRMSI; encoded by the coding sequence ATGCTTGAAGCGATTTCATCCACCGCGATTTCCGCAGGGCAAGCGGCGAGCCGCGCGACCGAGACGCGGGCCGTGTCGCCTGCCGCGACAACGTCGGTCCAGGCCAGTGACGATGTCGGCTTCGAATCGGTGATGAAGCAGGTGACGTCCGACGCGATCGGGACGCTGAAGGCGGGCGAAGCGGCATCGATCTCGGCAATGCAGGGCAAGGAATCGACGCGCCGCGTCGTGGAGGCGCTGATGTCGGCCGAGCAGGCCCTGCAGACGGCGGTCGCGGTTCGCGACAAGGTCGTCCAGGCCTACCAGGAAGTCGTTCGGATGTCGATTTGA